Proteins encoded in a region of the Cryptosporangium minutisporangium genome:
- the soxR gene encoding redox-sensitive transcriptional activator SoxR, with amino-acid sequence MSDLLTMGEVAHRSGHAPSALRYYERVGLLEATRTSGNQRRYHRSVLRRLAFIRAARHVGLSLEEVRAALATLPAGRTPTRSDWTRLSRAWRSRLDDQIAALAALRDGLDSCIGCGCLSLQRCRLSNPGDRAAPAGPGAVYLPRLLRDPVGEEA; translated from the coding sequence ATGTCCGACCTGCTGACGATGGGCGAGGTGGCACACCGCAGCGGACACGCGCCGTCCGCGCTGCGGTACTACGAGCGGGTGGGGCTGCTGGAGGCCACCCGCACCAGCGGCAATCAGCGGCGGTACCACCGGTCGGTGCTGCGGCGGCTGGCGTTCATCCGGGCCGCTCGGCACGTCGGATTGAGCCTCGAGGAGGTTCGCGCGGCGCTCGCCACGCTCCCGGCCGGACGGACGCCGACCAGGTCCGACTGGACGCGGCTGTCCCGCGCCTGGCGCAGCCGGCTCGACGATCAGATCGCGGCGCTGGCGGCGTTACGTGACGGGCTCGACTCGTGCATCGGCTGCGGATGCCTCTCGCTGCAGCGGTGCCGGCTCTCGAACCCCGGCGACCGGGCCGCTCCAGCCGGTCCGGGCGCCGTCTACCTGCCGCGCCTGCTCCGCGACCCGGTGGGCGAGGAGGCCTGA
- a CDS encoding sugar ABC transporter ATP-binding protein has protein sequence MSRGADPFDPASASAPVDPVTGRPVPAERSADDPPVDGGPVPVDAPDGAPLAGSASEVPAPVDAPAGTGTDAREPVLELTGVSKAFGPVQALNDVSLRLIPGEVHCLAGENGAGKSTLIRVLTGALRRDRGEYRIDGAEVTTATPAALRTAGVQAVYQELSLLPHLSVAENLFMGRLPARRGLLDSRRLRRRAREALTEVGLGDLDPDTAVEQLSAATKQLVEIAKVLTAESVKVIVFDEPTTALTESESARLLDHIRRLREQGVAMLYVTHRLEEMFEIGDRVTVLRDGGLSETGPMADYDENRLIAAMVGREVTSLYPEQHRETSDDAPLLRVRGLRRTADGPSIDLDVRPGEIVGIGGLLGSGRSELLLAIFGAERIVAGEIQVDGRTVRPTGPRAMMNSGIGLLTEDRKVLGLLPELSIRENVTIASLRRASRNGLLPGKAQAADADRLLDSLRLRAGSYDQPVSTLSGGNQQKVLLARWLLTEPKVLAFDEPTKGIDVGAKGELYDVIGDLAQRGLGIVVVSSYLPELIGLADRIIVLRDGAIAGELPAGASEEDVLRLASGGAGEAPSDGRGPASAAAPETAPGGGPAGGSAPTEHASDVRTDAGDDDGADPRAGTRGTPAPNPGSPTDPQGDRHGA, from the coding sequence ATGAGCCGCGGCGCCGATCCGTTCGATCCGGCGTCGGCCTCCGCGCCGGTCGACCCGGTGACCGGCCGGCCGGTGCCGGCAGAGCGATCGGCCGATGACCCACCGGTCGACGGCGGGCCGGTACCGGTGGACGCGCCGGACGGTGCGCCGCTGGCCGGGTCCGCTTCCGAGGTGCCGGCCCCGGTGGACGCCCCCGCGGGCACTGGAACGGACGCCCGAGAGCCGGTGCTCGAGCTCACCGGTGTGTCGAAGGCCTTCGGCCCGGTCCAGGCGCTCAACGACGTCTCGCTGCGGTTGATCCCCGGCGAGGTGCACTGCCTGGCAGGCGAGAACGGAGCCGGGAAGTCGACGCTGATCCGGGTGCTGACCGGCGCGCTTCGGCGGGACCGCGGCGAGTACCGGATCGACGGCGCCGAGGTGACCACCGCGACGCCCGCCGCCCTGCGCACCGCCGGTGTACAGGCCGTGTACCAGGAGCTGAGCCTGCTCCCGCACCTCTCGGTGGCCGAAAACCTCTTCATGGGCCGGCTGCCTGCCCGGCGGGGTCTGCTCGACTCCCGTCGGCTGCGACGCCGCGCGCGTGAGGCGCTGACGGAGGTGGGGCTGGGCGACCTCGACCCGGACACGGCGGTCGAGCAGCTCTCCGCGGCGACCAAACAGCTCGTCGAGATCGCGAAGGTGCTCACCGCGGAGTCGGTGAAGGTGATCGTGTTCGACGAGCCGACCACCGCGCTCACCGAGAGCGAGTCGGCCCGGCTGCTCGACCACATCCGCCGGCTCCGGGAGCAGGGCGTCGCGATGCTCTACGTGACCCACCGGCTGGAGGAGATGTTCGAGATCGGCGACCGCGTGACCGTGCTGCGCGACGGCGGGTTGTCCGAGACCGGCCCGATGGCCGACTACGACGAGAACCGGCTGATCGCCGCGATGGTCGGCCGCGAGGTCACGTCGCTCTACCCGGAACAGCACCGCGAGACGTCGGACGACGCTCCGCTGCTCCGCGTGCGTGGGCTGCGGCGGACCGCCGACGGGCCCTCGATCGACCTGGACGTCCGCCCGGGGGAGATCGTCGGCATCGGCGGGCTGCTCGGGTCCGGGCGGAGTGAGCTGTTGCTGGCGATCTTCGGCGCGGAGCGAATCGTCGCCGGGGAGATCCAGGTCGACGGCCGGACGGTCCGGCCTACCGGGCCGCGGGCGATGATGAACTCCGGGATCGGGCTGCTCACCGAGGACCGTAAGGTGCTCGGATTGCTGCCGGAGCTCTCGATCCGGGAGAACGTGACGATCGCGAGCCTGCGGCGGGCATCGCGCAACGGTCTGCTGCCGGGCAAGGCGCAGGCGGCGGACGCCGATCGGCTGCTGGACTCGCTGCGGCTGCGAGCCGGCTCCTATGACCAGCCGGTGTCGACGCTGTCCGGCGGCAACCAGCAGAAGGTGCTGTTGGCGCGCTGGCTGCTGACCGAGCCGAAGGTGCTGGCGTTCGACGAGCCGACCAAGGGCATCGACGTCGGAGCCAAGGGCGAGCTCTACGACGTGATCGGAGACCTCGCGCAGCGCGGGCTGGGCATCGTCGTCGTGTCGTCGTACCTGCCCGAGCTGATCGGGCTCGCGGACCGAATCATCGTCCTGCGCGACGGTGCGATCGCCGGTGAGCTCCCGGCCGGCGCGTCCGAGGAGGACGTGCTCCGGCTCGCGTCCGGCGGTGCCGGCGAGGCGCCGTCCGACGGCCGTGGTCCGGCCTCGGCCGCCGCCCCCGAGACTGCCCCCGGCGGCGGCCCGGCCGGCGGGAGCGCCCCGACCGAACATGCGTCGGACGTACGGACAGATGCTGGGGACGACGACGGGGCGGATCCGCGAGCCGGGACGCGCGGCACGCCGGCGCCGAATCCGGGGAGCCCGACCGACCCGCAGGGAGACCGTCATGGTGCCTAA
- a CDS encoding ABC transporter permease, with translation MVPKLVWREPIPTRTITSESAAEAPAADPPEAAAPGRADRPTGELSGTLPSHRVLTLGDIAGRESGGLVVLLVAVGALTLASDTFLTAGNLSNLARQVAIFGIIAVGQLLVILTAGIDLSVGSVLGLSGAVTAQLLVAGWPVIAAIAAGVAIGTALGLVNGLLVTRAMLPPFIATLGMLGIARGVVLVITDAKTVQGLPTGFQEIANGTVLGIPNLLLIAAAVVIAVWFMLTRTVFGRYIYAVGSNPESARLAGVPVTAVTIAVYAISGLLAGLGGVLLTSRLGAGIPTAGTGFELNAIAACVIGGASLFGAKGGALGAATGALIMGVLNNGGNLLAINAFYLQIAIGVLILVAVGFDQWNSRARA, from the coding sequence ATGGTGCCTAAGCTCGTCTGGCGGGAGCCGATCCCGACCAGAACGATCACCAGCGAATCCGCCGCCGAGGCGCCCGCCGCCGACCCACCCGAAGCGGCGGCTCCCGGCAGAGCTGACCGGCCCACCGGGGAACTGTCCGGGACGCTGCCGTCGCACCGGGTGCTGACGCTCGGCGACATCGCGGGCCGGGAGAGCGGCGGTCTGGTCGTGCTGCTGGTCGCGGTCGGCGCCTTGACGCTGGCCAGCGACACGTTCCTCACCGCGGGCAACCTCTCCAACCTCGCCAGGCAGGTCGCGATCTTCGGCATCATCGCGGTCGGCCAGCTGCTGGTGATCCTCACCGCAGGCATCGACCTCTCGGTCGGCTCTGTGTTGGGGCTGTCCGGCGCGGTCACCGCACAGCTGCTGGTCGCCGGCTGGCCGGTCATCGCGGCGATCGCCGCCGGCGTCGCGATCGGGACCGCCCTGGGGCTCGTGAACGGCCTGCTGGTCACCCGCGCCATGCTGCCCCCGTTCATCGCGACGCTCGGCATGCTCGGCATCGCCCGCGGCGTCGTCCTGGTGATCACCGACGCGAAGACCGTCCAAGGGCTGCCGACCGGGTTCCAGGAGATCGCCAACGGCACGGTGCTCGGCATCCCGAACTTGCTGCTGATCGCCGCCGCCGTGGTGATCGCGGTGTGGTTCATGCTGACTCGAACGGTGTTCGGCCGGTACATCTACGCGGTCGGGTCGAATCCGGAGTCGGCGCGTCTCGCCGGTGTTCCGGTGACCGCGGTGACGATCGCCGTGTACGCGATCTCCGGGCTGCTCGCCGGGTTGGGCGGCGTACTGCTCACGTCCCGGCTCGGCGCGGGTATTCCGACCGCAGGGACCGGCTTCGAACTCAACGCGATCGCGGCCTGCGTGATCGGTGGCGCCAGCCTGTTCGGCGCCAAGGGCGGGGCGTTGGGCGCGGCGACCGGGGCGCTGATCATGGGCGTGCTGAACAACGGCGGCAACCTGCTCGCGATCAACGCGTTCTACCTGCAGATCGCGATCGGCGTCCTGATCCTGGTCGCGGTGGGCTTCGACCAGTGGAACAGCCGAGCCCGCGCCTGA
- a CDS encoding SAM-dependent chlorinase/fluorinase, translating into MRHISFTTDYGSSDAFVAICHGVALRTAPGVRIIDVTHLVPLADVRRGAAVLADAVPYLPDGTVHVAVVDPGVGTSRRAVAVEAPQGLLVGPDNGLLLPAAHALGGATAAVELTDSTPARTFHGRDLFMPAAARLASGTSLAALGPSVDVSTLLRLPSPVTRSGPGWLEAEVRSVDRFGSLQLAATAADLASLGPSVQVLDAAQQAIVVARGETFGDVPHGALVLLVDSTGRPALAVNQGSATARLGVGAGEVVRLSAV; encoded by the coding sequence ATGCGGCACATCTCGTTCACCACCGACTACGGCTCGTCGGACGCGTTCGTCGCGATCTGTCACGGCGTCGCACTCCGCACCGCGCCGGGCGTCCGCATCATCGACGTCACCCACCTGGTGCCGCTCGCCGACGTGCGACGCGGAGCGGCGGTGCTCGCCGACGCCGTCCCCTACCTGCCGGACGGAACCGTGCACGTCGCGGTCGTCGATCCCGGCGTGGGCACGAGCCGGCGCGCAGTGGCGGTCGAAGCACCGCAAGGGCTGCTGGTCGGGCCGGACAATGGCCTGCTGCTCCCGGCCGCCCACGCGCTCGGCGGAGCGACCGCCGCGGTCGAGCTGACCGACTCGACGCCGGCCCGCACGTTCCACGGCCGCGACCTGTTCATGCCGGCCGCGGCCCGCCTGGCGTCCGGCACCTCGCTGGCGGCGCTGGGACCGTCGGTGGACGTGTCGACGCTGCTCCGGCTGCCCTCGCCGGTGACGAGGTCTGGCCCCGGCTGGCTGGAGGCGGAGGTCCGGTCCGTCGACCGGTTCGGCTCGCTACAACTCGCGGCCACCGCGGCCGACCTGGCGTCGCTCGGCCCGTCCGTCCAGGTGCTGGACGCCGCCCAGCAGGCGATCGTCGTGGCGCGCGGTGAGACGTTCGGCGACGTGCCGCACGGCGCCCTGGTGCTACTCGTCGACTCGACCGGTCGCCCCGCCCTAGCCGTCAACCAGGGCAGCGCCACCGCCCGCCTCGGCGTGGGTGCTGGCGAGGTGGTCAGGCTCTCCGCGGTCTGA
- a CDS encoding PAS domain S-box protein: MREGRGLHWRVGAVRWGAAMLTAVIVIAVAVFAAALASHLSQRTREQEARAQTVVVANRLERQVDHYIEALRGIAAWVRTDGWPTRPEYHRYASSVAVRSRYPGIQVIGVAQYVDAAQRASFTRAAAADAARAALSYPEFRIKPAGTGDALPISYLDPVGGNEAALGLDFLSEPRRRAAALAARDLASPRLTAPTTLVQETGTQQGALVMVPVYRTATIPSTVAERRAAFDGVIYAAFRMGDLTAGVLGADADRLWLDDVGAAAGARVLHAPEDRSSPPRSAQESHLRIAGRDWRVRFDAKPNLGPVARYGPLGVAVSGVAVAMLAGALLLALTSTRARARSLAVSMTAELRSVTDTATDAIVTVDHTGHVTAWNRGAARMFGIEPGAILGAPLGRVVPGGLAALITHPPSADFHPDPVVELDATRADGTVLHVEASVSTWDSPRGLFATAILRDVTERRRAEVAVRQTNDLLEGVLRGATECAIVGCAPNGTITVFNEGAHRMLGYRAEEVVGKPVLDVLHDSAEMAAVAEELGVDGPEQVFPALMQNGAPTTREWTYVRADGYKLPVLLTVSTVRNDQGAVEGFIGIAFDLTEAHRMERERARLAHRFEQLLNCSGEGIFGQDRNGRITFVNRQAARLLGWDVDDLIGRDGHEVLHHHRADGAPYPVDDCPIVRSGADGNTRRVDTEVFWRRDGSWLPVEYVAAPLRRDGQIEGVVATFADITDRKRTEQALKDAVESEREAARRLREIDQVRTDLVSTVSHELRTPLTSISGYLELLMDGDVGPITGEQAAMVEVAHRSSQRLLLLVEDLLTLSRIDAGAFSIKRDDVDLAMLLSSAIGAVAPLAAARELRLISDVPVDLGVVRGDASHLDRVLLNLLSNGVKFTPPGGTVTLVGRRVGDEAVVTVTDTGIGIPAEEQSRLFDRFFRSSNAMDEAIQGTGLGLSIVKTIVEHHGGRITAESAVGKGTTMTLTLPVRAPVRSGA, translated from the coding sequence ATGAGGGAGGGGCGCGGCCTGCACTGGCGCGTGGGCGCGGTTCGCTGGGGTGCCGCGATGCTCACGGCCGTGATCGTCATCGCGGTGGCTGTTTTCGCCGCCGCACTCGCCTCCCACCTCAGCCAGCGGACGCGCGAGCAGGAGGCGCGGGCCCAGACCGTCGTCGTCGCGAACCGCCTGGAACGCCAGGTCGACCACTACATCGAGGCGCTGCGCGGGATCGCGGCCTGGGTCCGGACCGACGGCTGGCCCACCCGCCCCGAGTACCACCGGTACGCGAGCTCGGTCGCGGTCCGGAGCCGGTACCCCGGCATCCAGGTGATCGGGGTGGCGCAGTACGTCGACGCCGCGCAGCGGGCGAGCTTCACCCGGGCGGCGGCGGCCGACGCGGCGCGCGCGGCACTGAGCTACCCGGAGTTCCGGATCAAGCCCGCCGGTACCGGCGACGCGTTGCCGATCAGCTACCTCGACCCGGTCGGCGGCAACGAGGCCGCGCTGGGTCTCGACTTCCTGAGCGAACCGCGTCGCCGGGCCGCGGCGCTGGCCGCCCGCGACCTCGCGTCCCCGCGGCTCACCGCACCCACCACGCTGGTGCAGGAGACCGGCACCCAGCAGGGTGCCCTGGTCATGGTGCCGGTCTACCGCACCGCGACCATTCCGAGCACGGTCGCCGAACGCCGGGCCGCGTTCGACGGCGTGATCTACGCGGCGTTCCGGATGGGGGACCTCACCGCAGGCGTGCTCGGCGCGGATGCCGACCGGCTGTGGCTGGACGACGTCGGAGCGGCCGCCGGAGCCCGTGTCCTCCATGCACCGGAGGACCGGAGCAGCCCACCCCGCAGCGCGCAGGAGTCCCACCTGCGGATCGCGGGACGCGACTGGCGCGTCCGGTTCGACGCGAAGCCGAACCTCGGCCCGGTGGCTCGCTACGGACCGCTCGGGGTAGCGGTCAGCGGCGTCGCGGTGGCCATGCTGGCCGGTGCGCTCCTGCTGGCTCTGACGTCCACCCGGGCGCGGGCGCGGTCACTCGCGGTCTCGATGACCGCGGAGCTGCGTTCGGTGACCGACACCGCGACGGACGCCATCGTCACGGTTGACCACACCGGGCACGTCACCGCGTGGAACCGGGGCGCCGCCCGGATGTTCGGCATCGAGCCGGGTGCGATCCTCGGTGCGCCGCTCGGCCGCGTCGTTCCCGGCGGATTGGCCGCACTCATCACCCACCCCCCGTCGGCTGACTTCCACCCCGACCCGGTCGTCGAGCTGGACGCCACCCGGGCGGACGGCACCGTGCTGCACGTCGAGGCGTCGGTATCGACCTGGGACAGCCCACGCGGCCTGTTCGCGACCGCGATTCTTCGTGACGTGACCGAACGCCGCCGCGCCGAGGTTGCGGTCCGGCAGACCAACGACCTGCTCGAAGGTGTCCTTCGGGGCGCCACCGAGTGCGCGATCGTCGGCTGCGCCCCGAACGGCACGATCACGGTGTTCAACGAGGGCGCCCACCGGATGCTCGGCTACCGAGCCGAGGAGGTGGTGGGCAAGCCCGTGCTCGACGTTCTGCACGACTCGGCCGAGATGGCGGCGGTCGCCGAGGAGCTCGGGGTGGACGGTCCGGAGCAGGTCTTCCCGGCCCTGATGCAGAACGGCGCGCCGACCACCCGCGAGTGGACCTACGTCCGGGCCGACGGCTACAAGCTGCCGGTGCTGCTCACGGTCTCGACGGTGCGGAACGACCAGGGCGCCGTCGAGGGGTTCATCGGCATCGCGTTCGACCTGACCGAGGCCCACCGGATGGAGCGGGAGCGGGCCCGGCTGGCGCACCGGTTCGAGCAACTGCTGAACTGCTCCGGCGAGGGAATCTTCGGTCAGGACCGGAACGGCCGGATCACGTTCGTCAACCGGCAGGCTGCTCGGCTGCTCGGCTGGGACGTCGACGATCTGATCGGGCGCGACGGGCACGAGGTCCTGCACCACCATCGGGCGGACGGCGCACCGTACCCGGTCGACGACTGCCCGATCGTCCGTAGCGGCGCCGATGGCAACACCCGCCGAGTGGACACCGAGGTGTTCTGGCGGCGGGACGGCTCGTGGTTGCCGGTGGAGTACGTCGCCGCGCCGCTGCGCCGGGACGGCCAGATCGAAGGGGTGGTGGCCACGTTCGCGGACATCACCGACCGGAAACGGACCGAGCAGGCGCTGAAGGACGCGGTCGAGAGCGAGCGGGAGGCCGCGCGCCGGCTGCGGGAGATCGACCAGGTGCGCACGGATCTGGTGTCCACCGTGTCGCACGAGCTCCGGACGCCGCTGACCAGCATCTCCGGCTACCTGGAGCTGCTGATGGACGGCGACGTGGGTCCGATCACCGGCGAGCAGGCGGCGATGGTCGAGGTCGCGCACCGCAGCTCGCAGCGGTTGTTGCTGCTGGTCGAAGACCTCCTCACGCTCTCCCGGATCGATGCCGGTGCGTTCAGCATCAAGCGGGACGACGTCGACCTCGCGATGTTGCTGTCGTCCGCGATCGGTGCGGTCGCCCCGCTGGCGGCGGCCCGCGAGCTGCGGCTGATCTCGGACGTCCCGGTGGATCTGGGGGTGGTCCGCGGGGACGCCTCCCACCTGGACCGGGTGTTGCTCAACCTGCTCTCCAACGGCGTCAAGTTCACACCGCCCGGCGGCACGGTCACGCTGGTCGGTCGGCGCGTCGGGGACGAGGCGGTGGTGACCGTGACGGACACCGGCATCGGCATCCCGGCGGAGGAGCAGAGCCGGCTGTTCGACCGGTTCTTCCGCTCCTCCAACGCGATGGACGAGGCGATTCAGGGCACCGGCCTGGGGCTGTCGATCGTGAAGACGATCGTCGAGCACCACGGTGGCCGGATCACGGCGGAGTCCGCCGTCGGGAAGGGCACGACGATGACTCTGACGCTCCCCGTCCGCGCTCCCGTGCGCAGCGGAGCCTGA